Proteins encoded together in one Candidatus Nitrosocaldus cavascurensis window:
- a CDS encoding ABC transporter permease — protein sequence MGDQSISLAYIWAEFRRSRVGLAGLTILFILLAVSIIAFTSTPLERLKEWNNPSAWTFYPRSAMPAWVNVLSSSKQPEHLILERPEVSIEDSDSLRIVTHRYTFNYAYDEFPSDFMLNYRIRYEGSAPLLLLTITRPDKDSIELARVSLPYASNEQVYESTLFSTDRAVQDGIANNLSKYRFSISRDATVTAVFSSYEERRVMKGVYNVEARFFLFDERDEVLASRFIVGGKVYGLLGTDDLRRDLSIGLIWGAPIALFIGISVASISVLIGMVYGIISGYKGGSTDEVMMRANDVVYALPALPLLILLAVSVGRSILLIVAYLIIFGWVGIAKVSRSIALQIKSLAYVEAAELMGQSSIKIIFRHIFPQLLPYTFASIAISVPGAIITEAGLSFLGLGDPTMPTWGQILHDANLYGAAARGLWWWIVPPGLMIALTGLAFVLIGNALDAIVNPRLKRL from the coding sequence ATGGGTGATCAATCCATCTCTCTAGCATACATATGGGCTGAGTTTAGGAGGAGTAGGGTAGGTCTTGCTGGACTAACTATACTGTTCATCCTTCTAGCAGTATCCATAATTGCATTCACATCAACACCACTTGAGAGGCTTAAAGAGTGGAATAATCCATCTGCATGGACATTCTATCCTAGGAGTGCAATGCCAGCATGGGTTAACGTACTCTCTTCAAGCAAGCAGCCAGAGCACCTTATACTTGAGAGGCCAGAGGTGAGCATAGAGGATTCAGACTCGTTGAGGATAGTTACGCATAGATACACCTTCAACTACGCCTATGATGAGTTCCCTAGCGACTTTATGCTGAACTACAGGATCAGGTATGAGGGTTCAGCACCATTGCTCCTACTCACCATAACTAGGCCAGATAAAGATAGCATAGAACTTGCTAGAGTATCCCTTCCATATGCTAGCAATGAACAGGTTTACGAGTCAACGCTCTTCTCAACTGATAGGGCTGTGCAGGATGGTATAGCAAATAACCTTAGCAAGTACAGGTTCTCAATAAGTAGGGATGCTACAGTAACTGCAGTATTCTCATCGTATGAGGAGAGGAGGGTTATGAAAGGGGTATATAATGTTGAGGCAAGGTTCTTCCTATTTGATGAGAGGGATGAGGTACTTGCAAGCAGATTCATAGTTGGTGGCAAGGTCTATGGCCTCCTAGGCACTGATGATCTCAGGAGGGATCTGAGCATAGGGTTGATATGGGGTGCACCTATAGCACTCTTCATAGGCATATCTGTAGCATCAATATCGGTGCTTATAGGAATGGTTTATGGTATAATCTCTGGCTACAAGGGAGGATCTACAGATGAGGTTATGATGAGGGCAAACGATGTTGTTTATGCACTACCAGCACTACCATTGCTCATCCTTCTAGCAGTATCTGTAGGGAGGAGTATACTCCTCATAGTTGCTTATCTAATAATATTTGGATGGGTAGGAATAGCAAAGGTATCTAGAAGTATAGCACTCCAGATAAAGAGCCTAGCATATGTTGAGGCAGCAGAGCTCATGGGCCAATCAAGCATTAAGATAATATTCAGGCATATATTCCCACAACTCCTGCCTTACACATTTGCAAGTATAGCCATATCAGTGCCTGGTGCAATAATAACAGAGGCTGGACTTAGTTTCTTAGGCTTAGGAGATCCTACTATGCCAACTTGGGGGCAGATACTGCATGATGCAAACCTGTATGGCGCTGCTGCAAGAGGGTTATGGTGGTGGATAGTCCCTCCAGGCTTGATGATAGCATTAACGGGACTAGCATTCGTACTCATAGGTAATGCATTGGATGCTATAGTGAATCCAAGGCTGAAGAGGCTTTAG
- a CDS encoding ABC transporter permease — MGFGRFMLKRTINMFIVLFFIIFITIALLGPSMDNILRLSIEHEVRQEVVNNRALIAGMSTQELERYTREQIDARMRAIGLDEPWHSPKRLWFTMLKILTFDLGRAYFLISEGGSSKVSDIIMERLPRTVLLFTTATAIVAAIGVLIGAFAARRYGSIVDRVNSAFAVISSSFPLWWTGMLMILIFAFTLNVFPARATPVVPASDPSYPIALLYHMLLPLLTMVLIGFGSWSYIVRNLIIGILSEDFIMAKRAMGIPERRIVYAHAVKNAAPPIVTIVSLSLSSSIGGAIISEAVFDWPGIGKLYFDAISVFDLPVIVGLTYITTLVFLISIFIADILYGYFDPRVKVG, encoded by the coding sequence ATGGGTTTTGGTAGGTTCATGCTCAAGCGTACCATAAACATGTTCATAGTGCTCTTCTTCATAATCTTCATAACAATAGCGCTCCTAGGCCCAAGCATGGATAACATACTTAGGCTCTCAATAGAGCATGAGGTGAGGCAGGAGGTGGTAAACAATAGAGCATTGATAGCTGGGATGAGCACTCAAGAGCTTGAGAGGTACACTAGGGAGCAGATAGATGCAAGGATGAGGGCAATAGGGCTGGATGAGCCATGGCACTCTCCAAAGAGGCTCTGGTTCACCATGCTAAAGATACTAACATTCGATCTTGGTAGAGCATACTTCCTCATAAGTGAAGGTGGCTCAAGTAAGGTTTCAGATATAATAATGGAGAGGCTTCCAAGGACTGTGCTACTATTCACAACAGCAACAGCAATAGTTGCTGCTATTGGTGTATTAATAGGAGCATTTGCTGCAAGGAGGTATGGTAGCATTGTTGATAGGGTAAACTCTGCATTCGCTGTTATAAGCAGTAGTTTCCCTCTCTGGTGGACTGGTATGCTCATGATCCTAATCTTTGCATTCACACTCAACGTATTCCCTGCAAGGGCAACCCCTGTTGTACCAGCATCAGATCCCTCATACCCAATAGCATTGCTCTATCACATGCTGCTCCCCTTGCTCACCATGGTACTCATAGGCTTCGGCTCATGGAGTTATATAGTGAGGAACCTCATCATAGGTATACTTAGCGAGGATTTCATAATGGCAAAGAGGGCTATGGGCATACCTGAGAGGAGGATAGTCTATGCACATGCTGTAAAGAATGCAGCACCTCCAATAGTTACCATAGTCTCTCTCTCACTCTCCTCATCCATAGGTGGGGCAATAATATCTGAGGCTGTATTCGATTGGCCTGGGATAGGTAAACTGTACTTCGATGCTATAAGTGTCTTTGACCTTCCAGTGATAGTAGGGTTAACATACATAACAACACTTGTATTCCTAATCAGCATATTCATAGCAGATATACTGTATGGCTACTTCGATCCTAGAGTAAAGGTAGGCTAG
- a CDS encoding TfuA-like protein has protein sequence MHVGSDEDKSKSKSKIIIFLGPSLSRDKAKSILIDAEYKPPARKGDLLKVDRYAIIGLIDGVFLQDYPPTPIEVYTAIARGAKVFGAASIGALRAVELERLGMKGIGTIFRLYKQGRIEGDDEVAVTFNSNDYSLHSEALIDIRYTLYHAYKAGVISNDTRRRLVSIAKGIYFPYRTYDAIIGKAREKGIGSSELSALESYIQSNKRSLKEEDSIKLLRFLTKYTNNKI, from the coding sequence ATGCATGTTGGTAGTGATGAGGATAAGAGTAAGAGCAAGAGTAAGATAATCATATTTCTAGGTCCAAGCTTGAGCAGGGATAAGGCTAAAAGCATACTGATAGATGCAGAGTATAAACCTCCAGCAAGGAAGGGCGATCTCTTGAAGGTTGATAGATATGCTATAATAGGGCTAATAGATGGTGTCTTCCTCCAAGACTACCCACCAACACCAATAGAGGTGTACACTGCAATTGCAAGGGGTGCAAAGGTCTTTGGTGCAGCCAGCATAGGTGCACTTAGAGCAGTTGAGTTGGAGAGGTTAGGCATGAAAGGTATTGGTACTATATTCAGGTTATACAAGCAGGGGAGGATAGAGGGGGATGATGAGGTTGCTGTTACATTCAATAGCAACGATTACTCATTGCACTCAGAAGCATTGATCGATATAAGGTATACACTCTACCATGCATACAAGGCTGGAGTTATAAGCAATGATACAAGGAGGAGGCTTGTGAGTATAGCAAAGGGGATCTACTTCCCTTACAGAACATATGATGCAATAATAGGCAAGGCAAGGGAGAAGGGTATAGGCAGTAGCGAGTTATCAGCACTCGAGTCTTACATACAATCAAATAAGAGGAGTCTTAAGGAGGAGGATAGCATAAAATTGCTTAGATTCCTAACAAAATATACCAATAATAAGATATAA
- a CDS encoding YcaO-like family protein — translation MFELRSQKYVDNMPKVMHVKETLKKALPIARSIGVTRLADITHLDLLRIPNYSAVLPGTDDYIWVYSGKGPTREHAKASAVMESIERYSALASVFFNEGRSNSILRSSMAEMVRKYGREHVLHPDDVVEAVSPNYNEYMRMDFLEGYDLISREHVWVPAGLVLTRYDVVASRNGAFNPFLYSHSNGLASGNSVEEAILQALCEVIERDAVSIAELRSSVLQFHVLKNSIEQLRAYGLRLRDIEHHYVDDPSIYPEVDLSGVEHPHARYLISRFEQEGIPLLVKDITSDIGVPTFIATSIQWITHDYGYLAEGHGTHPNKDVALIRAITEVSQTRAANIQGARDDLRRMNYEMGNTAENKAWQFMHSSKRIGYESIRDEKNGDVLDDIEFILERLKGSGLNRVIFVNLTDERLGVSVVRVIVPGLETFKVSKSVIGSRAMRYMHIYSS, via the coding sequence ATGTTTGAGCTTAGAAGCCAGAAGTATGTAGATAACATGCCCAAGGTAATGCATGTGAAGGAGACACTCAAGAAGGCATTACCTATAGCAAGGAGCATAGGTGTTACAAGACTTGCAGATATAACCCATCTAGATCTGCTAAGGATACCAAACTACTCTGCAGTTCTCCCTGGTACAGATGATTACATATGGGTGTACAGTGGCAAGGGTCCAACTAGAGAGCATGCAAAGGCAAGTGCTGTGATGGAGAGCATAGAGCGCTACTCTGCATTAGCAAGCGTATTCTTCAATGAGGGAAGGAGTAACAGCATACTAAGGAGTAGCATGGCTGAGATGGTGAGGAAGTATGGAAGGGAGCACGTACTTCATCCAGATGATGTAGTTGAAGCGGTGAGTCCAAACTACAATGAGTATATGAGGATGGACTTCCTTGAGGGTTATGATCTAATTAGCAGGGAGCATGTATGGGTACCTGCTGGTCTTGTATTGACTAGATATGATGTTGTTGCTAGCAGGAATGGAGCCTTCAATCCATTCCTCTACTCCCATAGCAATGGTCTTGCATCTGGCAATAGTGTAGAGGAGGCTATACTACAGGCATTATGCGAGGTTATAGAGAGGGATGCTGTGAGCATTGCTGAGTTGAGATCTAGTGTATTGCAATTCCATGTATTGAAGAATAGCATAGAGCAGTTAAGGGCATATGGGCTTAGGTTAAGGGATATAGAGCATCACTACGTTGATGACCCAAGCATATACCCTGAGGTTGATCTAAGCGGTGTTGAGCATCCTCATGCTAGATATCTAATCTCTAGGTTTGAGCAAGAAGGTATACCACTTCTAGTTAAGGATATAACATCAGATATTGGTGTACCAACGTTCATAGCAACTAGCATACAATGGATTACACATGATTATGGCTACCTTGCTGAGGGTCATGGCACCCATCCAAACAAGGATGTGGCATTGATAAGAGCCATAACTGAGGTATCACAGACTAGGGCAGCAAACATACAGGGTGCAAGGGATGATCTGAGGAGGATGAACTATGAGATGGGCAATACTGCTGAGAATAAGGCATGGCAGTTCATGCACTCAAGCAAGAGAATAGGGTATGAGAGCATAAGGGATGAGAAGAATGGAGATGTACTTGATGATATTGAGTTCATACTGGAGAGGTTGAAGGGCAGTGGCCTAAACAGGGTTATATTTGTTAACCTTACAGATGAGAGGCTTGGGGTCTCAGTTGTTAGGGTAATAGTGCCAGGGCTTGAGACGTTCAAGGTGAGCAAGAGTGTGATAGGCTCAAGGGCTATGAGGTACATGCACATCTATTCATCATGA
- a CDS encoding bile acid:sodium symporter family protein, with the protein MPIVEYISKLIVRRAVWLVLCSLVLGIFFSNISLAYLLPLIPVFLAGMMGSAGLMITMRDLFRSGINVSKISIILASQFILSTSVGFILALIFFNVISDLPNLALGQVLHGAMPSEQTTPVWIRLTGGNTALGIATLILSTIASPFVSPVMVLLFAGRWVNLEYMLMFESLLLSVMLPVVVGSFIRSKYNAMARYDNVFSAASILFALPTVAIVGALAASFLSLQPLSIVLLAVVASLAHFVSTLLAGLAISKVLRWDALDTPVSIYNLSMKEFTVTLGVITMTGLEPEVGVPASIYGMMHMASAPIIARWLYSTQIRKNTS; encoded by the coding sequence TTGCCAATAGTTGAGTACATATCAAAGTTAATAGTAAGAAGGGCAGTCTGGTTGGTTCTATGCTCACTTGTTTTAGGCATCTTCTTCTCTAATATCTCCCTTGCTTACCTCTTACCTCTCATTCCTGTATTCCTTGCAGGCATGATGGGGTCTGCTGGGTTGATGATAACGATGAGAGATCTCTTCAGATCAGGGATAAATGTATCCAAGATCTCCATAATACTTGCATCACAGTTCATCCTCTCTACATCTGTAGGCTTTATACTAGCATTGATCTTCTTCAATGTCATATCAGACCTTCCTAATCTTGCACTTGGACAGGTACTCCATGGTGCCATGCCTAGTGAGCAGACAACCCCTGTATGGATAAGGCTTACAGGTGGTAATACAGCACTTGGCATAGCAACGCTCATACTCTCCACCATAGCAAGTCCGTTTGTATCACCTGTCATGGTGCTATTGTTTGCTGGGAGATGGGTTAATCTTGAGTATATGTTGATGTTTGAATCACTACTCTTAAGTGTTATGCTCCCTGTGGTTGTAGGCTCGTTTATACGCTCCAAGTACAATGCTATGGCTAGGTATGATAATGTCTTTTCTGCAGCATCAATTCTATTTGCACTACCAACTGTAGCAATAGTAGGTGCACTAGCAGCATCATTCCTCTCCCTACAACCATTATCCATAGTACTCTTAGCAGTAGTTGCTTCTCTTGCACACTTTGTATCTACCTTGCTTGCAGGGCTAGCAATATCAAAGGTACTAAGGTGGGATGCCCTAGACACCCCTGTCTCAATCTACAACTTGAGCATGAAGGAGTTTACTGTAACGCTTGGTGTTATAACCATGACAGGATTAGAGCCAGAGGTAGGTGTTCCTGCATCTATATATGGGATGATGCATATGGCTTCAGCTCCTATAATAGCAAGATGGTTATATTCTACACAGATTAGGAAGAATACATCATAA
- a CDS encoding sialidase family protein — MIRDKGLILLLISSLLAYAVMQYIGIGVIPLRSIIEGEDLMLANSMLDADVVMDVEGSDVYIAWYDPVKDGVMLKVSSDGGLTFGEPILVSTEGVDGVRVRGIVAKGSYVNLLWSGEVNGQYDIFLSNSKDGALTFSTINLSSNDGDSEYPTIDANGPTVYVAWVDLTYGNSEILLRVSRDGGSTFSDVINVSNSDGESEAPVLVAEGSNMYLAWHDNTQGVFAVMFRASYDDGNTFSDPVILSNLDHDSGFVSMDVEGSNLYTVWMSKEYASSSSIGDGDDDNRSRKKEDVYGFTIYARYSNDGGRSFSEAVSIGKGRSPIVKADGPLACIVWIVEDGVQFASMYGKDMRDAMTIGIDAHDIRNVMLDVEGNAVSILVVGDVDGAKSNSKNYNSNSIVYIGSRDSGLTFSLTKVVDGLMVDDVSMLSKGRGVYIAWSEKVCVEPNCSHVKLGYYFGKSDDPNYRFTVRSII, encoded by the coding sequence ATGATAAGGGATAAAGGCCTTATACTACTGCTCATATCCTCACTACTTGCATATGCTGTGATGCAGTACATTGGCATTGGGGTTATACCATTAAGATCCATAATAGAGGGTGAGGATCTTATGCTAGCAAATAGTATGCTAGATGCAGATGTTGTGATGGATGTTGAGGGTTCTGATGTGTACATAGCATGGTATGACCCTGTGAAGGATGGTGTGATGCTGAAGGTAAGTAGCGATGGAGGCTTAACATTTGGAGAGCCCATACTGGTTAGTACTGAAGGGGTTGATGGTGTAAGGGTGAGGGGGATTGTAGCAAAAGGCTCCTACGTAAATCTACTATGGAGTGGGGAGGTAAATGGGCAGTATGATATCTTCTTGAGTAACAGCAAGGATGGTGCTCTAACATTCTCCACCATCAACCTTAGCAGCAATGATGGTGACTCTGAGTATCCAACGATAGATGCTAATGGACCAACTGTATATGTTGCATGGGTAGATCTAACATATGGCAATAGTGAGATACTGTTGAGGGTTAGCAGGGATGGTGGCTCAACATTCTCAGATGTTATTAATGTAAGTAATAGTGATGGAGAGTCAGAGGCTCCTGTGCTTGTTGCTGAGGGCTCAAATATGTATTTAGCATGGCATGATAACACCCAAGGAGTATTTGCTGTTATGTTTAGAGCAAGTTATGATGATGGTAATACATTCTCTGATCCTGTAATCCTTAGCAACCTTGATCATGATTCTGGCTTTGTGTCTATGGATGTTGAAGGTAGCAATCTGTACACTGTATGGATGAGCAAGGAGTATGCTAGCAGTAGTAGTATTGGTGATGGTGACGATGATAATAGGAGTAGGAAGAAAGAGGATGTTTATGGCTTCACCATATACGCTAGATACAGCAACGATGGGGGAAGGAGTTTCAGTGAGGCAGTAAGTATTGGTAAAGGTAGATCTCCTATAGTGAAGGCAGATGGTCCATTAGCATGCATAGTATGGATAGTAGAGGATGGAGTACAGTTTGCAAGTATGTATGGCAAGGATATGAGAGATGCTATGACCATTGGTATTGATGCCCATGATATAAGGAATGTAATGCTAGATGTTGAGGGTAATGCTGTAAGCATACTAGTGGTTGGAGATGTTGATGGGGCAAAGAGTAACAGCAAGAATTATAATAGCAATAGCATAGTGTACATAGGGAGTAGGGACTCTGGTCTTACATTCTCTTTAACCAAGGTGGTTGATGGTCTTATGGTAGATGATGTTAGCATGTTAAGTAAGGGTAGAGGTGTATACATTGCATGGAGTGAGAAGGTATGCGTTGAGCCCAACTGCTCCCATGTTAAACTTGGGTATTACTTTGGTAAGAGCGATGATCCCAATTATCGATTTACAGTAAGAAGCATAATCTAA
- a CDS encoding winged helix-turn-helix domain-containing protein: MLDDIPAIIVDYAYVIHIKPKYKYHLISRVYRRTSTEISGLILMLLKDGAQKKSSIQKRLNVDNRTLNRYLDILAKQGLITISDKHIEITEKGVYFTEIYKELIRLLDKNRISSRKR; this comes from the coding sequence TTGTTAGATGATATACCTGCTATAATTGTAGATTATGCATATGTAATACACATAAAGCCAAAATACAAGTACCATCTAATCAGTAGAGTGTATAGAAGAACGTCAACCGAGATAAGTGGTCTCATACTCATGCTACTAAAGGATGGAGCGCAAAAGAAGTCATCTATACAGAAGAGGTTGAATGTTGACAATAGAACGCTCAACAGATACCTTGATATTCTAGCAAAGCAAGGGTTGATAACCATCTCAGATAAGCATATAGAGATCACAGAAAAAGGCGTTTATTTCACAGAGATATATAAAGAACTTATACGATTGCTAGATAAAAATAGGATAAGCAGTAGGAAGAGATGA
- a CDS encoding SRPBCC family protein — MATISKEVIINAPVKEVFTYFARPEHMSEQFPKEIGMNVIPIEVKEGFGVGTVFRITGNFGGKVLEWDCETLEYIPERKIVAKQIDGPFKKWMITVEFEDVGENRTRTRMTVDYDLPLSFIGSIMDKVKIEKEAERGIENGLYRVKALLEGTGSIPVYITLDAYRKLLRVKENMNCSVSEAIVRLIESKPIAK, encoded by the coding sequence ATGGCTACTATAAGCAAGGAGGTTATAATAAACGCTCCAGTGAAGGAGGTATTCACATACTTTGCTAGACCAGAGCACATGTCTGAGCAGTTCCCAAAGGAGATAGGTATGAATGTAATCCCAATAGAGGTTAAGGAAGGGTTTGGTGTTGGTACAGTATTCAGGATTACAGGTAACTTTGGAGGCAAGGTTCTTGAGTGGGATTGTGAGACGCTAGAGTATATACCAGAGAGGAAGATAGTTGCTAAGCAGATAGATGGGCCATTCAAGAAATGGATGATAACAGTTGAGTTTGAGGATGTTGGCGAGAATAGGACTAGAACAAGGATGACTGTAGATTACGATCTACCATTGAGCTTCATAGGTAGCATAATGGATAAGGTGAAGATAGAGAAGGAGGCAGAGAGAGGGATAGAGAATGGACTGTACAGGGTCAAGGCCTTGCTAGAGGGCACTGGTTCTATACCAGTGTACATAACCCTTGATGCTTACAGGAAACTGCTAAGGGTTAAGGAGAATATGAACTGCAGCGTCTCTGAGGCAATAGTAAGGCTGATAGAGAGTAAGCCAATAGCAAAGTAG
- a CDS encoding copper resistance protein CopC — translation MIASNRYAYAHPVLLESQPANLAKLNSAPTEIRMRFSEAVEIGFSRVEVLDSSGNRVDNNDLTYDGGDESRLKVTLKPLQDDIYTVKTRVLSKVDGHVVDYTTIFAVGNVEFNAESIPTLSSKEIVLLPESLARFPGMVGQSIMLGSGIAMLIIARRKLGYIVESIHDSRLRMLLIVAAVAVIASGIAMISVNTVRLESSIVDALTNRYGTIVLVRLGLALILLAALAARNRYTAYASIAVGAILIASNSLLSHSAGLAEPLLPTLADFVHNIVASIWVGGLIYMAYTLLPSSREDSLVLITIPKFSSMIVLCLAIASITGTLMLFAIESNTTLLLNSTYGMLLLIKLGIVGVMTGFGAYNQLIHKKGMRSMLITPAGKSKGTTGITGSLSRVFARSVKVESIIGLLLMLVISMIINTVPPEGESIKLLATQPIDNGIDGVAGGKVNRLTGYWLDDQVRIVLNIEPAMLGENRFTLTLTAPDGSILADVSTVKIKTSMPREGIAPVEYHATSIGNGRYTGSITFSTYGSWTVEVLASREGALNIAVPLEFNLKPRLDDLILEVVEYAMPASDAEPYHLVVDGRMLWISDVGKPRIWLFNMDSKEFKEYSIDGVNLVTILSKDVNGRVWFVDPSSSKFGYITRDGSYKLYDAPENARLSYIMADSKGMVWLALLDKDAVASFNARDGTFKVYALPTKESFPIALLEDDQGSIWVAESIAGKIARIEPESMDVKEYMPKEPLKEPTALLLDGNGNIWIAEHVGNRVVMFNPILERFTPYNANDSEALPFGLAEDRYGNVWFAQHVIPKIGVLDPTTGKVRDVDIPTSNPLNQWIAMDGSSNTLWFAEPEGNKIGSIAIKAKPSLAVPVGDGVQVDGKQEVKSIQFRLVDAAIPILTSIIVIASLLFAKGINDYRRVNQIIAGK, via the coding sequence TTGATTGCGAGTAATCGCTATGCATATGCTCATCCTGTACTTCTTGAATCCCAACCAGCAAACCTTGCTAAGCTTAATAGTGCACCAACAGAGATAAGGATGAGGTTCAGTGAGGCAGTTGAGATAGGCTTCAGTAGGGTAGAGGTTCTAGACTCATCTGGCAATAGAGTTGATAACAACGATCTAACATATGATGGGGGTGATGAGTCAAGACTCAAGGTAACATTAAAGCCATTACAAGATGATATATACACAGTAAAGACCAGAGTACTTTCAAAGGTTGATGGACATGTGGTGGATTACACAACGATATTCGCTGTAGGCAATGTTGAGTTTAATGCTGAGAGCATCCCTACACTAAGCAGTAAAGAGATAGTACTCTTGCCAGAGTCACTTGCAAGGTTCCCAGGGATGGTTGGGCAGAGTATCATGTTGGGCTCTGGTATAGCAATGCTGATCATTGCTAGAAGGAAGTTAGGCTACATAGTAGAAAGCATACATGACTCAAGGCTTAGGATGCTCCTCATAGTTGCAGCAGTTGCAGTTATAGCATCAGGCATAGCAATGATAAGTGTAAACACTGTAAGGCTTGAATCAAGCATAGTTGATGCACTAACCAACAGATATGGGACGATAGTACTTGTTAGGCTTGGTCTTGCTCTAATACTCCTTGCAGCGTTGGCTGCTAGGAACAGGTATACTGCTTATGCATCTATAGCAGTAGGAGCAATTCTTATAGCAAGCAATAGCCTGCTTAGCCACTCTGCAGGTCTAGCAGAGCCATTGTTACCAACCTTAGCAGACTTTGTTCACAACATAGTAGCATCGATATGGGTTGGAGGTTTGATTTACATGGCTTACACACTATTACCATCATCAAGGGAAGATTCTCTAGTCCTAATCACTATACCAAAGTTCTCAAGCATGATTGTGTTATGCCTTGCTATAGCATCTATAACTGGTACACTAATGCTCTTTGCCATAGAGAGTAACACTACTCTACTACTAAACAGCACATATGGCATGCTACTGCTCATAAAACTTGGTATAGTTGGTGTTATGACAGGGTTTGGTGCGTACAACCAACTCATCCATAAGAAAGGTATGAGGAGTATGCTCATTACTCCAGCAGGGAAGAGTAAAGGTACAACAGGCATCACAGGTTCTCTTAGTAGGGTATTTGCAAGGAGTGTGAAGGTAGAGTCGATTATAGGCTTACTACTCATGCTAGTAATAAGTATGATAATCAATACAGTGCCTCCAGAGGGAGAGAGTATAAAACTGCTTGCTACCCAACCCATAGACAATGGTATAGATGGTGTAGCAGGAGGTAAAGTTAATAGGCTCACTGGTTATTGGCTAGATGATCAGGTTAGGATTGTTCTTAACATAGAACCTGCTATGCTTGGAGAGAATAGGTTCACTCTAACACTAACAGCGCCAGATGGTAGCATACTTGCTGATGTATCAACAGTTAAGATCAAGACATCAATGCCTAGAGAAGGGATTGCCCCAGTTGAGTATCATGCAACATCTATAGGCAATGGAAGGTACACTGGGAGCATAACATTCTCTACCTATGGTTCATGGACTGTAGAGGTTCTTGCTAGTAGAGAGGGGGCATTGAATATAGCAGTGCCATTGGAGTTCAACCTCAAGCCTAGGCTGGATGATCTTATACTTGAGGTGGTTGAGTATGCAATGCCAGCAAGTGATGCAGAACCATATCACCTTGTAGTTGACGGTAGGATGCTCTGGATAAGTGATGTTGGGAAGCCAAGGATATGGCTATTCAATATGGATAGTAAGGAGTTCAAGGAGTACAGTATAGATGGCGTTAACCTTGTAACCATCTTAAGCAAAGATGTTAATGGAAGGGTATGGTTCGTAGACCCGTCAAGCAGCAAGTTTGGTTACATAACAAGGGATGGTTCATACAAGTTGTACGATGCACCAGAGAATGCAAGGTTAAGTTACATAATGGCTGATAGCAAGGGCATGGTATGGCTAGCATTGCTTGATAAGGATGCTGTAGCATCATTCAATGCTAGAGATGGAACATTCAAAGTTTACGCATTACCAACCAAGGAATCATTCCCCATAGCACTGCTAGAGGATGATCAAGGCAGTATATGGGTTGCAGAATCAATAGCAGGAAAGATAGCAAGGATAGAGCCAGAGAGCATGGATGTTAAGGAGTATATGCCCAAAGAACCTCTCAAGGAGCCTACAGCACTCCTTCTAGATGGCAATGGCAACATATGGATAGCAGAGCATGTAGGCAATAGAGTGGTTATGTTTAACCCTATACTTGAGAGGTTCACACCATACAATGCAAACGATAGCGAAGCATTACCATTCGGGCTAGCAGAGGATAGATATGGTAATGTATGGTTTGCACAGCATGTGATACCAAAGATAGGTGTGCTTGACCCTACTACAGGTAAGGTTAGGGATGTTGATATACCAACAAGCAATCCATTGAACCAATGGATTGCTATGGATGGTAGTAGTAATACCTTGTGGTTTGCAGAGCCTGAAGGAAACAAGATAGGGAGTATAGCAATAAAGGCTAAACCATCTCTAGCAGTTCCTGTAGGGGATGGTGTACAAGTGGATGGCAAGCAGGAGGTAAAGAGCATACAATTTAGGCTTGTAGATGCTGCTATCCCCATACTAACATCAATAATAGTTATAGCATCTCTACTCTTTGCAAAGGGAATAAACGATTACAGAAGGGTTAATCAGATCATAGCAGGCAAGTAA